Within Flavobacterium pisciphilum, the genomic segment CAAGGAGGTGGATCGATTGTTAATATCGGTTCAGTAATGAGCCAGGTTACAGATATGGGTATTGCTTCGTATGTTTCTTCAAAACATGGAGTGGTCGGATTAACGAAAGCAGCAGCTTTGGAAAATGGAACAGAAAATATTCGTGTCAATATAATTGGTCCAGGATATGTTGAAACTCCAATATTAATGGACAATGCTGGATCAGGAGCAGCCGAATATCTAAAATCAAAAACTGCAATGAAACGATTAGGAAAACCAGAAGAGATTGCTAAAGCATTTTTATTTCTAGCTTCTGATGATGCTAGTTACTGTACAGGAGCCTATTTACCTGTAGACGGAGGGTATTTAATTCAATAATTAGTATCTTTGAAAGATGTTTTAGAGGAAAAAAGAAGGAGATTAGCTCCTTCTTTTTTTATAATCTTGTTTTACAGATAAAATTATGACTTTTGATAAAAAACACATTCCTTCTCCTTCCATAAAAAGAGAACTAGGTTTAAATCTGCTTGAAACTTTTAATTGGGCATATACTAAATCTCAATTGTTCTTTGCTAGATATGGATTGACCTCTCAGCAGTATAATGTCTTAAAAATACTCGCAGATAATGATAAAGCGTTATCTACTTCTGATATATTGGCACAAATGGTCGAAAAAAATGCAGGGGTTTCACGACTAGTAGATCGTTTAGTCTTGAAGAAATTAGTGATAAAAGAAACTGTAGCTTCCGATAAGCGTTTAATTGCAGTCATTATCACTGAAGAAGGAGTAAAGTTGCTGAATAAAGTCGATGTAGAGCTTCATGTATTGGATGAGGAAGTATACGGGGCATTAACAAATCAAGAAGCAGATCAGCTAAATTACTTATTGAAGAAAATAAAAAACACAGAGATATAAAAGTATCTTTTTTTAGATAATACTTTAAAATTAAATGTATAAAAGCCGTCCCAAATTAGTGTTGAGACGGCTTTTTTTGTTTAATTATTTCCCCAGTCTATTTTTCTTGAGAAGTACATAACAGCGGCTAGGATTAAAAAGAGTCCTACACTACCTACTAGTAACGCATAATTCTCTAATTGGATAATGACATAAATAAATGTGTATAATCCGGTAAGTGAACAACCAATAAATATTGGAAACTTCTTCGTTTTTAAAATTGAAAAAGAATAGGCTGTAATAAGCGTTATAACCGCAATTCCAGATAATAGATACGCTTTGGTAAAATTACTATGTTCAGTTATCGAAATTAATAAAGTGTAAAACATAATGAGAGCCAAACCAATCATTGAATATTGAAAGATATGGATGCTAATTTTACTCATATTTTGGATTAAAAAGAAAATCAAGAATGTAAGCCCAATAACAAGAAAACCATATTTAGAGGCACGCTCATTTTGTTGGTATTGATCTACAGGAATTACAAAGTCAACTCCAAAACTATACGAATTTAGGTCAGGTAATATATCAAAAGCCTGTTGTGAGAATGCTCTGTTTATATGCAAAATTTTCCAATTTGCTGTAAAGCCAGTTTTGCTTATGTCTTTTGTTTTATCATCAGGCAAGTAATTACCAGTAAAGCTAGGAGATGCCCAGTTTGATTTCATTTCAACATTGGTAGTTTTACCAATCGGAACAATCTTAATTTGTTTACTACCGTTGTAGGTAATAGCAAAACTATAATCAGTTTTTGGAGCTGAAAGTATTGTTGTTAAATCGATAAAACCTGTTTCTAGGGCTTCGGTACTATCAAGTTTAGCTGAATTATACACAGGTTCAAAAACATAAGTGGTACTTCCGAATTTAATTTTCACCTCTTCTTTTATGCTCTTTAGATTGGTAGTTTTGATTAAGATAGTTGCCTTGTCCCATTGAATCGCTTCTTTCGCAATATTTCTGCTGCTAAAATCAGGCTGCACATAATTACCCTTAAATTTCATATCAGCAGTAAAGACAGCCGACTCATAATTGTTTCTATTTAGGATTTTAGTATCAGTATTAGAATTGATGTTTAATTCTTCTGGAAAAAAATAGGCATATTTAGTTGATGCTACTTTTTGCTTTACCGTTTCTTTAGTTTTTTCATTTATGGTTACTGTTTCTTCATAAGAAGTATATGGGATCTTTAATATTGGACCGTAGATATATACTTTTTCTCCCCATTTTTCATTGATTTCGGTAATGACATCATTTTGTCTAAAAGAACGTTCAGTGATTAAATTTTTTACATACTCTAACGGTATTAATAAAAATAAGGTTAGTAAGCCAACCATAATCATTTTGGCAGAGTTCGACTGAAAAATTGAAGTCGATTTTGGAGTTTCATTTGTTTCCATTGTAAAGTGTTTTTGAGTTTGATGATTAATAGATTAAATTTTTGGTACCATTGAATAGTATAAAAGTGCAATTGGAATGTTTGATAAGAGAATTAAAATTTTACCACCTATATATTCTCTTTGGTTTGGTAGTATGAAATAGCTATGAACAAGATGCAATAGAACAATTACATTGAGGAGTATTGCAGCGACGACAAAAAGGAAGCCTAAAATCAAGATATTGGAGTTGTCTTTTAACAATAAAAAAAATAGAAATAAAATAGTGCCTATAGTAAAGCATCCAATAGCAAGCTCAGTTGATGGTCTTCCTTCAAATTTTTCTTCATTAATTAAGTCTTTCATGATTTTTAAATTTTAAAAGTTTTTTGAATTGATTGAATAGGTGTTAATAACATTTTAGAGAAGTCTAAATAATAAAAAGGCATGGCGCTTTTTCCTCTTTTATACTGTTTCAAAAAATAACCAAGCTGTGTAGGGTAGAAGAGTGTTCCTGATATAATCACCATAAATAGGTACAAACTCTTTTTGCGATTGCCTAAAAGATAATATTGCATTCCAATTTCATCAATAACTGAAATTCCAGTATTGGTTAAAACATGAATGATATCATGATCTTCTAGTTTAGCTTGAATATCAAAATTGTTTCTATGAAGAAAATCACCCAATCCAAATCCTAAGCTTCCTTCTGGAAAAGCAAGTAATTCGGTTTTGTTGACCTCCCATGGTGCATTTTTCTTTATGTATTTCTGGTAAGGTATTCTAGACCATTCATACAATTTTTCAATTAATTGATCTCTCATTTTTGTGTTTTTAAAAGTACTTTGTATTTCAAAGTAAATAGATAAAAAAAGGGTGTTATTTTTTCTGTATTAATTTTTCAAGAGCGTCAATATGTGCAACAAATGCAAGTTTACCACTTTTAGTAGCTCTATAGCTTGTATTGGGCTTTTTACCAATAAATTGCTTTTGTATTTCGATATAATTTTCTTGTTCCAATGCTTTAGCATGGCTTGCAAGATTACCATCAGTAACACCCAAAAGCTCTTTCAGAGTACTAAAATCAGCTGATTCATTGACCATCAAAACAGACATGATACCAAGTCGGATTCGATGATCGAAGGCTTTATTTATATTTTGAATGATGCTTTTCAATTTTTAATAGGTATCAATTACTGTTTTTAATAATTTAGAATCAACGATGTTAGATGGGGCAACTACATCTTCCTCAAGAGGGATATTGTTTCCATATCGTTCTTTTAATATTTTTTGTACGCGTTTGTCCTCTAGATTAAAATCTTTCATTTTTTTCAGCGGACATAATTCAATGCCAGCGCCATTTTTATAAATTTTCCAAATTAATTCGGAGCAATATATTTTATCATCAGACCAGCCAAAATAAGGATCATAATCAGTATTAAGGAAATTTCGACTATAAATCTCCATTTTTTCGATAACAGTAGGAGTCAAAGCTGTAGAATCTTTTAATCTTTTTACCACAATTTTTTGATCTTTACCATGTTGAATCCATTCGTCTAAAGGAGTTAGTTTTACGGGCTGCACAGCTTCAAAAACAAAACGTTTACCATCTAAAAAATAAACGATTCCACAATGAGAAAACTTAGAATCTGTGGCAATTCTTACTGCTTCACATTGGCTAGACTCAGAGGTTTGAAAAATTAAATCACCAGCTTGGATTTTATCTAAAAGAGTAGTTTTTAGTTTCGGATTTTCAACAGTTGCTTTTGAAAAAGGATCGTTCGGAAAAAACTGCTTTGTGATGTATAAAGCACAGCAAAAGCTGATTATTAAGGTAACCCCAGCAAAAATATATTTTAATTTTTTCATATTTTATTTTTGAATTATACCGATTAAAGATTATTTTCTATCGTATTTGAAGTACATAATACTTCCGTATAGAATATGGCAAACACCAAAACCTAATGCCCAAAATTCTAATGCATAACCTGAGAATTCAGTAGAGATTAAACCAAGAATGATTATTGTAATTCCTAAATAACGTACATCTCTCAAAGTATATTTACTTGCATTAACACATGCTAATCCGTAAAATAGGAGAGTAACAGGAGCAATTAAACCATAGTAGCCATTTCGCAGCAAAAGTAAACCGAAAATCCCACCAGAAACAAGCGGAATCAAAAAATTGATTAGCAATCTTTTTGAAGCAGTATTCCATATTTTCTCACCTTCTTTTTTTGCTTTACTTACAGTTAATATCGCAGAAGTAATAATAGAAAATAATAGGACTAGAAATGCAGTCAATACAATTAACTTAAAAGTTTTACTTTCCAGAGTTATATAATATCCCACATGACTTTCAATAAGACCATTGGCAATATGAGCTCCAATAAGAGCATATATTCCTGCCATAATTCCTGATAAACCACTTAATGAAATAAACTGAGAAGATTTATTCATCATGTTTTTTATTTCACTAATATCCTGTAAATATTTATCTTTCATATAAAGTACTTTGAAATACAAAGTAAGTAATTAAAAAAATAGTCACCAAATAAAATGGCAACTATTTTTTATGAATTTGTAAATTATAATCTGAAGATACCTCCGAAAGCAATAATTCTCTGGAAGAAGAAAAAGTCTTGAGAAGCTTTATCGTCACTACTTTGCGTAGTTCTAATGTCTTGCATATTGATATAACCACCTTTTAACTCTCCTTGTACGTAAAAATGTTTAAAGAAAGTAATATTTATACCAGCTTTAGCAGATAAGCCATATCCTGAAACATGAAAATCATCATGACGATCTTTACCTAATAAAGTAGTGTTTGTTTTAGGATATAAAAGTCCAAAACCTAAACCTTCAGTCAAGTTAATTTGAACTTTATCAGTATTAGGAAGATTAAACCATTTTGAAATGTCATCAAATCTAGAAACTTCTGTATGGATATAGTTCAAACCATCTGTATGTTCGTACATTAAGAATTTTTCAGTTAAAAGAACTTTATTAGGGTCTCCAGCAACTAATTCATCGTATGATCCTGCGTTTGGATAATATCCATCAATTCCAACTTCACGATCTTGGTACATTACATATTTCATGTGATCCAGACCGATTGTTACACTGTAATGGTCGCTAATAAAATAACCTAAACGTAAATTAGTTTGAGGAATGGTCATTCTTGAAGGATTAACATAATCCATATGCCATCCTTTTGGTTTGTCATGTGCAGGTACATTGTTTAATGTAAAATTGTAATCTTTACCTCTAAAGTTGATATCCGATTTACTGTAACTTTCTCTGTTACCACCCCAAGAAACGAAGAATTTCCCTTTATTATGTGCTGTGTATTTGTCTTGTACTGCTATTTGTTCTTGCGCAAAAGTGTTTACTGAAAAACACAACAAGAAAAATAAAATAAAATTAGTTTTCAATGTAATAAGTTTAAAATTAAAATTGATTAATGGTTTTTCTGATAGCAACCAGTTTAGTCATTAAATCTTCAAAATAGTCTAAATGCAACATGTTTGCACCGTCGCTTTTTGCATTAGCTGGGTCAAAATGAGTTTCGATAAAAATACCATCAACACCTACAGCAATACCTGCTTTCGCAACTGTTTCGATCATATCAGGTCTTCCACCAGTTACACCTACAGTTTGATTTGGTTGTTGTAGCGAATGCGTTACATCAAGAACTGTTGTAGCATATTGTTGCATTGTTGGAATACCTCTATAATCTACAATCATATCTTGGTAGCCAAACATAGTACCACGGTCAGTAACCATTACATTTTGGTTGTTGCAATCCAATACTTTTTGTACAGCATGTTTCATGCTCTCAGGACTCATAAATTGTCCTTTTTTCAAGTTAACTACTTTTCCTGTATTGGCAGCAGCCACAACAAGATCAGTCTGACGTACTAAAAATGCTGGAATTTGTAAAACATCTACATATTGAGCAGCCATATCAGCATCCTCATTAGTATGAATATCAGTTACAGTAGGAACATGAAATGTTTCTGAAACTTTTCTTAGAATTTTTAATGCTTTTTCATCACCAATTCCAGAGAAGCTATCTATTCTAGAACGGTTTGCTTTTTTAAAAGATCCCTTAAAAACATAAGGAATTTGAAGTTTGTCAGTAATACCAATTAATTTTTCTGCAATACGCATCGCCATCTCTTCGCCTTCAATGGCACAAGGACCTGCTAATAAAAAGAAATTACCGCTATCAGTATGCTTAATTTGTGGAATATGTTGTATGTTCATAGTATGAATTTTTAAGACAGTGCAAAGGTAGTTATGATTTATGAGTTTGAGATGAAGATTTAAGAAATTTTTAAGATGCCTTTACTGTTAAATATGTAGTTCTTTTCTTAAAATAATATTTCAGATGATTTGATTTGGGTGATCTAAGGTAAAATAGACTTTTCCATAAATGATTTTCTTTTTCAGTATGCTGAGTATTGTGTCTTAACGATATGTAAAGTAATTTCATATACAATAACTGTCTTTGATAAGATGGTTATAATGTGTCCTTGTATATGTGTCTGATAGTCAATTTGTTTTGGTTTTCAGGAGGTGTTGTAGAAATGAGGTTAGTTGCTATTTCTATTTATTATGCTTAATACACCTGAATTAGAGATTATAATTTCCATGATTAAATAGTTTTATAGTTTACTTAAAATTTTTCTATCAATATAAAAAGTTCCAAAAGGGATAATTGAAGCCAATAGCACTTTCCAAATAGTCGTTTTAAATTGCCATTTTTGTTCAACCCCGATGCTTAAAGTGTTGATTATAAAAAGTACAAATAAGAATCCATGTATGGTTCCCATTATTTTAGAACCATCAGGATAATTGAAAAAGTATTTTAGTGGTACTGCTATAAAAACAAGAATGAGTAATGATATTCCTTCAAGCATAGCTATCAGACGTAATCTTCCAATATTTGTTTTGAGTAAATGTTTCATATTAAATTATTATTTAAGTTGATAATTAGTATTATAAAGCTCTTATATAGGGTCTTTGTGATAGGATAGAAAAAGGCCAAGGAACAGCAATTAAGAAGACCATGAATGCAATAATGAACCAAATCAACATAATCTTAAACTTTTCTTTATCAGTTGATTTTCTTTTGGATAAGGCAGCGCCTATCGTTAAAATAATCACGCCTATGGTCATTAATGTAGGATGAATTAGGGTGTAGAATAAAACATCAAAGTTTTGAATCGCTTCAGGCACATTTTTCCAGAAATATTTTATAATCGGACTTTGGA encodes:
- a CDS encoding YiiX family permuted papain-like enzyme, coding for MKKLKYIFAGVTLIISFCCALYITKQFFPNDPFSKATVENPKLKTTLLDKIQAGDLIFQTSESSQCEAVRIATDSKFSHCGIVYFLDGKRFVFEAVQPVKLTPLDEWIQHGKDQKIVVKRLKDSTALTPTVIEKMEIYSRNFLNTDYDPYFGWSDDKIYCSELIWKIYKNGAGIELCPLKKMKDFNLEDKRVQKILKERYGNNIPLEEDVVAPSNIVDSKLLKTVIDTY
- a CDS encoding winged helix-turn-helix domain-containing protein; this translates as MKSIIQNINKAFDHRIRLGIMSVLMVNESADFSTLKELLGVTDGNLASHAKALEQENYIEIQKQFIGKKPNTSYRATKSGKLAFVAHIDALEKLIQKK
- a CDS encoding DUF3817 domain-containing protein; protein product: MKHLLKTNIGRLRLIAMLEGISLLILVFIAVPLKYFFNYPDGSKIMGTIHGFLFVLFIINTLSIGVEQKWQFKTTIWKVLLASIIPFGTFYIDRKILSKL
- the kdsA gene encoding 3-deoxy-8-phosphooctulonate synthase codes for the protein MNIQHIPQIKHTDSGNFFLLAGPCAIEGEEMAMRIAEKLIGITDKLQIPYVFKGSFKKANRSRIDSFSGIGDEKALKILRKVSETFHVPTVTDIHTNEDADMAAQYVDVLQIPAFLVRQTDLVVAAANTGKVVNLKKGQFMSPESMKHAVQKVLDCNNQNVMVTDRGTMFGYQDMIVDYRGIPTMQQYATTVLDVTHSLQQPNQTVGVTGGRPDMIETVAKAGIAVGVDGIFIETHFDPANAKSDGANMLHLDYFEDLMTKLVAIRKTINQF
- a CDS encoding MarR family winged helix-turn-helix transcriptional regulator; the protein is MTFDKKHIPSPSIKRELGLNLLETFNWAYTKSQLFFARYGLTSQQYNVLKILADNDKALSTSDILAQMVEKNAGVSRLVDRLVLKKLVIKETVASDKRLIAVIITEEGVKLLNKVDVELHVLDEEVYGALTNQEADQLNYLLKKIKNTEI
- the creD gene encoding cell envelope integrity protein CreD produces the protein METNETPKSTSIFQSNSAKMIMVGLLTLFLLIPLEYVKNLITERSFRQNDVITEINEKWGEKVYIYGPILKIPYTSYEETVTINEKTKETVKQKVASTKYAYFFPEELNINSNTDTKILNRNNYESAVFTADMKFKGNYVQPDFSSRNIAKEAIQWDKATILIKTTNLKSIKEEVKIKFGSTTYVFEPVYNSAKLDSTEALETGFIDLTTILSAPKTDYSFAITYNGSKQIKIVPIGKTTNVEMKSNWASPSFTGNYLPDDKTKDISKTGFTANWKILHINRAFSQQAFDILPDLNSYSFGVDFVIPVDQYQQNERASKYGFLVIGLTFLIFFLIQNMSKISIHIFQYSMIGLALIMFYTLLISITEHSNFTKAYLLSGIAVITLITAYSFSILKTKKFPIFIGCSLTGLYTFIYVIIQLENYALLVGSVGLFLILAAVMYFSRKIDWGNN